One stretch of Tenacibaculum sp. MAR_2010_89 DNA includes these proteins:
- the aceB gene encoding malate synthase A, translating to MKAAALIKEINLKGFKTDIYQDILTDEALHFLIELHKKFNANRISLLEDRKIYQAYFDAGNFPEFPKETKNIRETNWTCAELPEDLLDRRVEITGPVDRKMVINALNSGAKTFMADFEDSNSPTITNLLNGQVNLRDAVNKTISFYNEKKDKTYSLNKEVATLLVRPRGLHLEDKHIEVEGEKMSGALVDFGLFFFHNIKGLLAINSATYFYLPKLEHYFEARWWNDVFVFAQDYMEVPQKTIKATVLIETITASFQLDEIIYELRDHMAGLNCGRWDYIFSYIKKFRNHKGFMVPNRDQVTMSTPFMNAYSLKVIQTCHKRGVHAMGGMAAQIPVKNNEEANKVAFLKVKKDKEQEVINGHDGTWVAHPGLVSTAMDMFNEYMPNKNQIDKQLSELNITEKALVELPEGTISEDGIRKNINVGILYIESWLSGNGAAALYNLMEDAATAEISRTQIWQWLKSEVMLEDGRTFTEPMYNEYKKSEIKKIKNLVGDVVFSEGNYKRAIELFDSLVLSNEFEEFLTLPAYKYL from the coding sequence ATGAAAGCAGCAGCATTAATTAAAGAAATTAATTTAAAAGGTTTTAAAACAGATATCTATCAAGATATTTTAACAGACGAGGCCTTGCATTTTTTAATTGAGTTACATAAGAAATTCAATGCCAATAGGATTTCACTTTTAGAGGATAGAAAAATTTATCAAGCATATTTTGATGCTGGAAATTTTCCTGAATTTCCAAAAGAAACTAAAAACATAAGAGAAACTAATTGGACTTGTGCTGAATTACCAGAGGATTTGTTAGATAGACGAGTAGAAATTACTGGGCCAGTTGATAGAAAAATGGTGATCAATGCACTAAATTCCGGAGCAAAAACATTTATGGCAGACTTTGAAGATAGTAATTCTCCAACAATTACTAATTTGTTAAACGGACAAGTAAATCTTCGTGATGCAGTAAACAAAACAATTTCTTTTTATAATGAGAAAAAAGATAAAACTTATAGTTTAAATAAAGAAGTAGCTACGTTACTTGTTCGTCCAAGAGGTTTGCATTTAGAAGACAAACATATAGAAGTAGAAGGAGAAAAAATGTCAGGTGCATTAGTTGATTTTGGACTTTTCTTCTTTCATAATATTAAAGGTTTATTAGCTATTAATTCTGCAACCTATTTTTACTTACCAAAGCTTGAACATTATTTTGAAGCTCGTTGGTGGAATGATGTTTTTGTATTTGCTCAAGATTATATGGAAGTACCACAAAAAACAATAAAAGCAACTGTTTTAATTGAAACTATAACTGCAAGTTTTCAGTTAGATGAAATTATATATGAATTGAGAGATCATATGGCAGGATTAAATTGTGGTCGCTGGGATTATATTTTTTCATATATAAAGAAGTTTAGAAACCATAAAGGATTTATGGTTCCGAATAGAGATCAAGTAACTATGAGTACTCCTTTTATGAATGCATATTCTTTAAAAGTAATTCAAACTTGCCATAAGCGTGGAGTTCATGCAATGGGAGGAATGGCAGCTCAAATTCCTGTAAAAAATAATGAAGAGGCTAACAAAGTTGCTTTTTTGAAAGTTAAAAAAGACAAAGAACAAGAAGTTATTAATGGGCACGATGGAACTTGGGTGGCACACCCTGGCTTAGTTTCTACAGCAATGGATATGTTTAATGAGTATATGCCTAATAAGAACCAAATAGATAAACAATTAAGTGAATTAAATATTACTGAGAAAGCATTGGTAGAGTTACCTGAAGGAACAATTTCAGAAGATGGTATAAGAAAAAATATAAATGTAGGTATTTTATATATAGAAAGTTGGTTATCTGGTAATGGAGCAGCAGCACTATATAACTTAATGGAAGATGCAGCTACTGCTGAAATTTCAAGAACTCAAATTTGGCAATGGTTAAAAAGTGAAGTAATGTTAGAGGATGGAAGAACATTTACTGAGCCAATGTATAATGAGTATAAAAAATCAGAAATAAAGAAAATAAAAAATTTAGTTGGAGATGTGGTTTTTTCTGAAGGAAATTATAAAAGAGCTATTGAATTATTTGATTCATTAGTATTATCTAATGAATTTGAAGAGTTTTTAACCTTACCAGCGTATAAATATTTATAA
- a CDS encoding helix-turn-helix domain-containing protein: protein MHIEDEYIRLIFGLKLKQIRTEKKLSLFGLAKLTGLSKSYLNEIEKGKKYPKTDKIVLLSENLDVPYDHLVSLKLDKNLAPIGEILQSQILKEIPFELFGIQEKNLIDIVANAPAKVNAFISTIIKISQNYNLTRESFFLASLRSYQEAHNNYFEEIEDHVEAFAKAYHIDLSSKIESSDLEEILIEEFNYTIDNEELSKYSNLNELRNLYIPAKKTLLISKEISEAQKAFIYAKEIAYNFLKIENRLFTFPWIKFESFDQVLNNFIASYFAGALIISKQNLVHELKTFFESKTWSNENFNIMMRKYNCSAESFYQRLTNILPKYFNIKNLFFLRFTHKVDSPKYKLTKELHITQQQTPHANRNNEHYCRRWISINSIQNLENSNASTSFGIQTSSYENSTNEYLVLSSATSDPFKKDVSRSISIGLLISPHLKKRLKFANDTSIPTKKVGITCETCSIKDCKERMIEPWRLQRELDFEDFDKTVSTILNTYS, encoded by the coding sequence ATGCATATTGAAGACGAATACATTAGATTAATTTTTGGTTTAAAATTAAAGCAAATACGAACTGAGAAAAAGCTATCTTTATTTGGATTAGCAAAACTTACAGGGCTCTCAAAATCGTATTTAAATGAAATTGAAAAAGGAAAAAAATACCCCAAAACAGATAAAATTGTTTTGCTTTCAGAAAATTTAGATGTGCCTTATGATCATTTAGTTTCTTTAAAATTAGATAAAAACTTAGCTCCTATTGGTGAAATACTACAATCACAAATACTAAAAGAAATCCCTTTTGAGTTATTTGGTATTCAAGAAAAAAATTTAATTGATATTGTTGCTAATGCTCCAGCCAAAGTAAATGCGTTCATTAGTACTATTATTAAAATATCTCAAAACTACAACTTAACTAGAGAGAGTTTCTTCTTAGCATCACTTCGTTCTTACCAAGAAGCTCATAATAATTATTTTGAAGAAATTGAAGATCATGTTGAAGCTTTTGCTAAAGCTTATCATATAGATTTATCATCTAAAATTGAATCTTCTGACCTAGAAGAAATTTTAATTGAAGAATTCAACTACACGATTGACAATGAAGAACTTTCTAAATACTCAAACTTAAACGAGCTTCGTAACTTATATATTCCAGCAAAAAAAACACTTTTAATAAGTAAAGAAATATCAGAAGCCCAAAAAGCTTTTATTTACGCGAAAGAAATTGCTTACAATTTTTTAAAAATTGAAAATAGATTATTTACTTTCCCATGGATAAAATTTGAAAGCTTTGATCAAGTTTTAAATAATTTTATAGCTTCATACTTTGCTGGCGCTTTGATCATTTCAAAACAAAACTTAGTTCATGAATTAAAAACCTTTTTTGAATCTAAAACTTGGAGTAATGAAAATTTTAATATAATGATGAGAAAGTATAATTGTTCAGCTGAATCTTTTTATCAGCGTTTAACAAATATCCTTCCTAAATATTTCAATATTAAAAATTTATTTTTTCTACGTTTCACCCATAAAGTAGACTCCCCTAAATACAAACTAACTAAAGAGTTACACATTACACAACAGCAAACACCACATGCTAATAGAAATAATGAACACTATTGTAGACGCTGGATTTCAATTAATTCTATTCAAAATTTAGAAAACTCGAATGCATCAACATCTTTTGGTATTCAAACATCTTCTTATGAGAATTCAACTAATGAATATTTAGTACTATCATCAGCCACATCAGACCCTTTTAAAAAGGATGTAAGTAGAAGTATTTCTATTGGTTTACTTATATCACCACATTTAAAGAAAAGATTAAAATTTGCAAATGACACTTCTATACCTACAAAAAAAGTTGGTATTACTTGTGAAACATGCTCTATAAAAGACTGCAAAGAAAGAATGATAGAACCGTGGCGTTTACAAAGAGAACTTGATTTTGAAGATTTTGACAAAACAGTTTCTACCATTTTAAACACTTACTCTTAA
- a CDS encoding OmpA family protein, which translates to MKQIRKSIVLIILLFTFTPNIQAQFWKKLKKKAENTIVKKAEKEIDKKINKKKENNDKKIVEGNNKKTPKNDSIKIWRNFKFIPGEKVIFFDNLKYEEVGEFPSKWDLFEGGSEIALFNNQKVIIPTTKYTNAISPLFKKDNYLGNEFTIEFDIYIDDINNINDWLDFKIFFTGTIKKYKSLGYGGDITITHRKNKVEGNIYTKDQRFYLENINFGSKKSWHHISISYYKKKLKIYHNEKRIGNIPNFPTDIKGFTIVLETPKSFDNRKLITGIKNIRIAHGGGQMYKRIMSEGKYVTNGILFNSGKAKIKLQSMGIINKITTVLKENPDWKMKIIGYTDSDGSANGNLKLSKKRADAVKQAIILQGISETRLTTIGKGENEPLNTNSTPEEKANNRRVAFIKI; encoded by the coding sequence ATGAAACAGATTAGAAAATCAATTGTATTAATTATACTTTTATTCACTTTTACACCTAATATTCAAGCCCAATTTTGGAAAAAATTAAAAAAGAAAGCTGAAAACACAATTGTTAAGAAAGCCGAAAAAGAAATTGATAAAAAAATAAATAAAAAGAAAGAAAATAACGATAAAAAAATTGTAGAAGGAAATAATAAAAAAACACCTAAAAACGATTCTATAAAAATTTGGCGTAATTTTAAATTTATACCAGGTGAAAAAGTTATATTTTTTGATAATTTAAAATATGAAGAAGTTGGAGAATTTCCTTCTAAATGGGATCTTTTTGAAGGAGGCTCAGAAATTGCTTTATTCAACAATCAAAAAGTAATAATTCCTACGACTAAATACACCAATGCAATTTCTCCTTTATTTAAAAAAGACAATTATTTAGGTAATGAATTTACTATAGAATTTGATATTTATATAGATGATATTAATAATATTAATGACTGGCTTGATTTTAAAATATTTTTCACTGGCACAATTAAAAAATACAAAAGCTTGGGTTATGGCGGTGACATTACAATAACTCATAGAAAAAATAAGGTTGAGGGTAACATATATACTAAAGATCAAAGATTTTATCTTGAAAACATAAATTTTGGTTCAAAGAAAAGTTGGCACCATATTTCTATATCTTATTATAAAAAGAAACTAAAAATATACCATAATGAAAAAAGAATTGGTAACATCCCTAATTTCCCTACTGATATAAAAGGTTTTACCATAGTTTTAGAGACTCCTAAGTCATTTGACAATAGAAAACTAATTACTGGTATTAAAAATATACGTATTGCTCATGGAGGTGGGCAAATGTATAAACGTATAATGAGTGAAGGTAAATATGTTACAAATGGAATTCTTTTTAATTCAGGAAAAGCAAAAATAAAACTGCAATCTATGGGAATTATAAATAAAATAACTACAGTTTTAAAAGAAAATCCAGATTGGAAAATGAAAATAATCGGATACACAGATAGCGATGGGAGCGCCAATGGTAACCTTAAACTTTCAAAAAAACGTGCTGATGCTGTTAAACAAGCAATAATACTTCAAGGAATTTCTGAAACACGATTAACTACTATTGGAAAAGGAGAAAACGAACCATTGAATACCAATAGTACTCCTGAAGAAAAAGCAAATAACCGCAGAGTTGCTTTTATTAAAATTTAG
- a CDS encoding isocitrate lyase, producing the protein MKKIAHESYSSALETVRSLKEKYGSSWNAINPQNAARMVSQNRFKTGLDIAKYTASIMREDMAAYDANSSEYTQSLGCWHGFVAQQKMISVKKHYKTTNKRYLYLSGWMVAALRSEFGPLPDQSMHEKTAVPALIEEIYDFLRQADAIELNDLFRRLEAGENVQYEIDNFETHVVPIIADIDAGFGNEEATYLLAKKMIQAGACAIQIENQVSDAKQCGHQDGKVTVPHEDFIAKLNAIRYAFLELGVNDGIIVARTDSEGAGLTQKLPVSNEPGDLASKYLDFVECKEVSIGEIKENEILLKRGGKLVRPVRLANGLYKFKEGSNIDRVVLDCITSLQNGADLLWIETPTPHVGQIAHMVNRVREVVPNAKLVYNNSPSFNWTLNFRNQVYEEMLAEGENMTPYDRNNLMDEQYDGSELCHRADEKIKTFQIDGAREAGIFHHLITLPTYHTTALHMNDLTKGYFGEDGMLAYVKGVQRQEIRKGVACVKHQRMAGSNLGDDHKTFFAGDKALKAGGAKNTSNQFETKEVKKEIGSGKKIAVA; encoded by the coding sequence ATGAAAAAAATAGCACACGAAAGTTATAGTTCTGCATTAGAAACTGTAAGAAGTCTTAAGGAAAAATATGGGAGTTCATGGAATGCTATTAATCCACAGAATGCAGCAAGGATGGTTTCTCAAAATCGTTTTAAAACAGGATTAGATATTGCTAAATATACAGCAAGTATAATGAGGGAAGATATGGCAGCATATGATGCAAATTCATCTGAATATACACAATCACTTGGTTGTTGGCATGGGTTTGTTGCTCAACAAAAAATGATTTCTGTAAAAAAACATTATAAAACTACCAATAAAAGGTATTTATACCTTTCAGGTTGGATGGTTGCAGCTTTAAGATCAGAGTTTGGCCCACTTCCTGATCAGTCGATGCATGAAAAAACAGCGGTACCAGCTTTAATTGAAGAAATTTATGATTTTTTACGCCAAGCTGATGCCATTGAATTAAATGATTTATTTCGAAGGTTAGAAGCTGGTGAAAATGTACAATATGAAATAGATAATTTTGAAACACATGTTGTGCCTATTATAGCAGATATTGATGCTGGTTTTGGAAATGAAGAAGCAACGTACTTATTGGCAAAAAAAATGATCCAGGCGGGTGCTTGTGCTATTCAAATTGAAAACCAAGTTTCTGATGCAAAACAATGTGGGCACCAAGATGGTAAAGTAACAGTACCTCATGAAGATTTTATAGCTAAGTTAAATGCTATTCGATATGCATTTTTAGAATTAGGAGTTAATGATGGAATTATAGTTGCCAGAACTGATTCTGAAGGAGCTGGTTTAACTCAAAAATTACCTGTAAGTAATGAACCAGGTGATTTAGCTTCAAAATATTTAGATTTTGTTGAATGTAAAGAGGTGTCAATTGGTGAAATCAAAGAGAATGAAATATTATTGAAAAGAGGAGGGAAGTTGGTACGTCCAGTTAGATTAGCAAATGGTTTGTATAAATTTAAAGAAGGTTCAAATATAGATAGAGTGGTATTGGATTGTATAACAAGTTTACAAAATGGAGCTGATTTATTATGGATTGAAACGCCTACACCTCATGTTGGACAAATAGCTCATATGGTAAATAGGGTTAGAGAAGTTGTACCAAATGCTAAATTGGTGTATAATAATTCTCCTTCATTTAATTGGACACTTAATTTTAGAAATCAAGTATATGAAGAGATGCTTGCTGAAGGTGAGAATATGACGCCATATGACAGGAATAATTTAATGGATGAGCAATATGATGGTTCAGAATTATGTCATCGTGCTGATGAAAAAATAAAAACTTTTCAAATTGACGGGGCAAGAGAAGCTGGGATATTCCATCATTTAATTACGTTACCTACGTATCATACAACAGCTTTACATATGAATGATTTAACAAAAGGATATTTTGGAGAAGATGGTATGTTAGCTTACGTAAAAGGGGTACAAAGGCAAGAAATAAGAAAAGGAGTTGCTTGTGTAAAACACCAACGAATGGCAGGCTCTAATTTAGGAGATGATCATAAAACATTTTTTGCTGGAGATAAAGCGCTTAAAGCTGGTGGAGCAAAAAACACTTCGAATCAATTTGAAACTAAAGAAGTTAAAAAGGAAATAGGAAGTGGTAAGAAAATAGCTGTAGCGTAA
- a CDS encoding LytTR family DNA-binding domain-containing protein, which yields MISCALIEDDKNTITMLKSIIEENFDAINVIGSASSINGAYELITNTNPTFIFLDVNLEDGDGFEILNKFNSPKFTVIFITSYSKYAVEAFKFSAIDFVLKPFSPSDIIKAVNKVIQEEHKNYLEKITTLYHNHTSGQKKIILSNSDSIHVVSLEDILYAKSDNSYTTFFTIDKREILVSKSLKSFDDQLSSYFFFRIHQKYLINLQHIKKFNKRNDEIVLINDTSLPVSQGKKADLLHLLKSSS from the coding sequence ATGATTAGTTGTGCGTTAATTGAAGATGATAAAAATACAATTACAATGCTTAAGAGCATTATAGAAGAAAACTTTGATGCTATCAATGTAATTGGTTCTGCTTCGTCAATTAATGGTGCCTATGAGTTAATTACAAATACAAACCCTACATTTATTTTTTTAGATGTTAATTTAGAAGATGGTGATGGATTTGAAATTCTAAATAAATTTAATTCTCCTAAATTTACTGTTATATTTATTACTTCTTACAGTAAATACGCAGTAGAAGCTTTCAAATTTAGTGCTATTGACTTTGTTCTTAAACCCTTCTCCCCATCAGACATTATTAAAGCCGTAAATAAAGTTATTCAAGAAGAACATAAGAATTATCTTGAAAAAATCACTACACTATACCATAACCACACATCTGGTCAAAAGAAAATAATTCTTTCAAATTCTGACAGTATTCATGTAGTTTCTTTAGAAGATATTTTATACGCAAAATCTGATAATAGCTATACTACTTTTTTCACTATAGATAAAAGAGAAATTTTAGTTTCTAAATCATTAAAGTCATTTGATGACCAACTTTCATCATATTTTTTCTTTAGAATTCATCAAAAGTACCTCATTAACTTACAACATATTAAAAAATTTAATAAGCGTAATGATGAAATTGTATTAATTAATGACACCTCCTTACCTGTATCTCAAGGAAAAAAAGCGGACTTATTGCACCTTTTAAAATCTTCAAGTTAA
- a CDS encoding histidine kinase — protein sequence MIKKILIFAVLFFSTLVQSQHTDSIKTATYFISKGNKNLKKQNFEQSIKNYLEALKILENEKDSIQLIKVYTNIGVLNARLKNFDKAIIYLQKSLSHIKKEDNLKLQVLFNIAGLYTENRDITSSLKINQEAETLAKKLNNEAVLSNIYNNFSLLYNRLKEYPKSIEYGEKSLLLKEKLKLSPEITINNIGYSYLLNKQYKNAILYFNKIKSTKNKSLQRLVLNNLKDAHKNLREDNTALNYANHLLKLKDSLYKAEQKVKVASLVEKFESEKKQQQIDVLHIKNQLQQIKINNQKNIFIVLFIIVLLVSILIYLWFKNQKTKQSLRQASLKHKLLQTQLNPHFLFHSLNSIQSFIYQNKKEESLNYLSSYSKLMRSIFDSASTDFISIKEEANTMNSYLELQKVNFNEDTVFLINVDSNIEHFLIPPMFIQPYVENAIQHGIKNIKNGKVEITYSNYNNLIKVIIFDNGKGINTSNNNQLLEHSTSSSVLKSRIKNLEKTHSYSIKTSIKSNDNGTIITLLFPKKTSIYD from the coding sequence TTGATTAAAAAAATATTAATTTTTGCTGTATTATTTTTTAGTACGCTAGTTCAGAGTCAACATACTGATTCAATTAAAACAGCCACCTATTTTATATCTAAAGGAAATAAAAATCTAAAAAAACAAAACTTTGAGCAATCAATAAAAAATTATCTTGAAGCTTTAAAAATTTTAGAAAACGAAAAAGATTCTATACAGCTAATTAAGGTTTACACAAATATAGGCGTGCTAAATGCACGCCTTAAAAATTTTGATAAAGCAATAATTTATTTACAAAAATCTTTATCACATATAAAAAAAGAAGATAATCTTAAACTTCAAGTATTATTTAATATCGCTGGTCTTTATACTGAAAATAGAGATATTACTTCTTCTTTAAAAATTAATCAAGAAGCAGAAACTTTAGCTAAAAAACTAAATAACGAAGCTGTTTTAAGTAATATTTACAACAACTTTAGTCTTTTATACAATCGTTTAAAAGAATATCCAAAATCAATAGAATACGGAGAAAAAAGCCTTCTTTTAAAAGAAAAACTAAAACTTTCTCCAGAAATAACCATCAATAATATTGGATATAGTTACCTACTTAATAAACAATATAAAAATGCAATTTTATATTTTAATAAAATTAAAAGCACAAAAAACAAAAGTCTACAACGGTTAGTTTTAAACAATTTAAAAGATGCTCATAAAAATTTAAGAGAAGACAATACTGCTCTTAATTATGCCAACCATCTTTTAAAACTAAAAGACTCACTATACAAGGCAGAACAAAAAGTTAAAGTAGCCTCATTGGTTGAAAAATTCGAATCAGAAAAAAAACAACAACAAATAGATGTTTTACATATTAAAAATCAATTGCAGCAAATAAAAATTAACAATCAAAAAAACATCTTTATTGTTTTATTTATTATTGTTTTATTAGTTTCTATTTTAATTTATTTATGGTTTAAAAACCAAAAAACTAAACAATCACTAAGGCAAGCTTCTTTAAAACATAAATTACTACAGACTCAATTAAATCCTCATTTTTTATTTCATTCATTAAATAGCATTCAATCATTTATTTATCAAAATAAAAAAGAAGAATCACTAAATTACTTGTCTAGTTATAGTAAACTAATGCGTTCTATATTTGATAGTGCTTCTACTGATTTTATTTCCATAAAAGAAGAAGCTAATACTATGAATAGTTATTTAGAACTTCAAAAAGTAAACTTTAACGAAGACACTGTTTTTTTAATTAATGTGGATTCTAATATTGAACATTTTTTAATTCCTCCTATGTTCATTCAGCCTTATGTTGAAAATGCAATTCAACATGGTATTAAAAACATTAAAAATGGAAAAGTAGAAATTACATATAGTAATTACAACAATTTAATTAAAGTTATTATTTTTGATAATGGAAAAGGAATCAATACCAGTAATAACAACCAACTGCTAGAACACTCTACAAGTTCAAGCGTACTAAAAAGTAGAATTAAAAACCTGGAAAAAACCCACTCTTACTCCATTAAAACGAGCATTAAATCGAATGATAATGGTACTATTATAACTTTACTTTTCCCAAAAAAAACTTCTATTTATGATTAG
- a CDS encoding acyl-CoA carboxylase subunit beta — protein MDLTFNKNEDHNKLLASELRQKLTKVKLGGGQKRIDKLHEKGKMTARERIDYLLDDNQKSIEIGAFAGEEMYQEHGGCPSGGVVVKMGYIQGKQCIVVANDATVKAGAWFPITGKKNLRAQEIAIENRLPIIYLVDSAGVYLPMQDEIFPDKEHFGRIFRNNAVMSSMGITQIAAVMGSCVAGGAYLPIMSDEALIVDKTGSIFLAGSYLVKAAIGETIDNETLGGATTHCEVSGVTDYKAKDDKDALNKIKNIVDKIGDYDKAGFSRKEAFPPKENEDDIFGILPKARHEQYDMLEIIKRLVDNSEFDQYKEGYGKTIITGYARIDGWAVGIVANQRKLVKNAKREMQFGGVIYNDSADKATRFIANCNQKKIPLVFLQDVTGFMVGSKSEHGGIIKDGAKMVNAVSNSVVPKFTIVIGNSYGAGNYAMCGKAYDPRLIAAWPSAELAVMSGASAAKVLLQIETASLKKKGEEITPEKEKELFDKIKSRYDKQISPYYAAARIWTDAVINPLDTRTWISMGIEAADHAPIEKPFNLGVIQV, from the coding sequence ATGGACCTTACCTTTAATAAAAACGAAGATCATAATAAACTTTTAGCATCAGAATTACGTCAAAAACTTACCAAAGTAAAACTAGGTGGTGGCCAAAAACGTATTGATAAGTTACACGAAAAAGGAAAAATGACTGCTCGTGAGCGTATCGATTATTTATTAGATGACAATCAAAAATCTATAGAAATTGGTGCTTTTGCTGGTGAAGAAATGTACCAAGAACATGGTGGATGTCCTTCCGGAGGGGTTGTTGTAAAAATGGGATATATACAAGGTAAACAATGTATCGTTGTAGCAAATGATGCAACTGTAAAAGCTGGAGCCTGGTTCCCAATTACTGGAAAGAAAAATTTAAGAGCTCAAGAAATAGCTATAGAAAACAGATTACCTATTATTTATTTGGTTGATTCTGCTGGAGTATATTTACCTATGCAGGATGAAATATTTCCTGACAAAGAACATTTTGGAAGGATTTTCAGAAATAACGCAGTTATGAGTAGTATGGGAATTACTCAAATTGCTGCCGTAATGGGGAGTTGTGTTGCAGGTGGTGCTTATCTGCCAATTATGAGTGATGAAGCTTTAATTGTTGATAAAACTGGGAGTATATTTTTAGCAGGAAGCTATTTAGTAAAAGCTGCCATTGGTGAAACTATCGACAACGAAACCTTGGGTGGAGCTACAACACATTGCGAAGTTTCTGGTGTTACTGATTATAAAGCTAAAGATGACAAAGACGCTTTAAATAAGATAAAAAATATTGTAGATAAAATTGGTGATTATGATAAAGCTGGTTTTAGTAGAAAAGAAGCTTTTCCTCCTAAAGAAAATGAAGATGATATTTTTGGAATTTTACCAAAAGCACGTCATGAACAATATGATATGCTTGAAATTATTAAACGTTTAGTTGATAATTCTGAATTTGATCAATATAAAGAAGGTTATGGAAAAACCATCATTACTGGTTATGCCCGAATTGATGGATGGGCTGTTGGTATAGTTGCTAATCAACGTAAATTAGTTAAAAATGCTAAAAGAGAAATGCAATTTGGAGGTGTAATTTACAATGACTCTGCAGATAAAGCAACTCGTTTTATAGCTAACTGTAACCAAAAGAAAATTCCTTTAGTATTTTTACAAGATGTTACTGGTTTTATGGTTGGAAGCAAATCAGAACATGGAGGTATTATTAAAGATGGTGCAAAAATGGTAAATGCCGTAAGTAATTCAGTAGTTCCTAAATTCACTATTGTTATTGGTAACTCCTATGGTGCTGGTAATTATGCTATGTGTGGTAAAGCGTATGACCCTCGACTAATTGCTGCATGGCCAAGTGCTGAATTAGCTGTTATGAGTGGAGCTTCAGCTGCTAAAGTTTTATTACAAATAGAAACTGCTTCTTTAAAGAAAAAAGGAGAAGAAATTACTCCTGAAAAAGAAAAAGAGTTATTTGATAAAATTAAGTCTCGTTACGATAAGCAAATTTCACCTTATTATGCTGCTGCAAGAATTTGGACAGACGCAGTAATCAACCCTTTAGACACTAGAACTTGGATTTCAATGGGGATAGAAGCTGCTGACCATGCTCCTATCGAAAAGCCATTTAACTTAGGTGTAATTCAAGTTTAA